The proteins below are encoded in one region of Mycobacterium pseudokansasii:
- a CDS encoding SRPBCC family protein: MTRSVVVEQSRAIPVTVEDAFSRTLPIALPVICSQWYGVIPPIKEVRDQTGDWDAAGQTRVIAMVGGGLVRETLTNVDPPRSFSYTLTDIKGPLAPLVSLVEGQWSFAPAGTGTRVAWQWTLHPKSGVSAPLLPLFGRMWKGYARIVLEKLADQLVG, encoded by the coding sequence CTGACACGCTCTGTCGTAGTCGAGCAATCGCGGGCAATACCGGTCACCGTCGAGGACGCCTTCAGTCGAACGCTGCCGATAGCGCTGCCGGTGATCTGTTCTCAGTGGTATGGGGTGATCCCGCCGATCAAGGAGGTCCGGGACCAAACCGGCGATTGGGATGCGGCGGGCCAAACCCGTGTCATCGCCATGGTCGGCGGCGGCCTGGTGCGCGAGACGCTGACCAACGTTGACCCGCCGCGATCGTTCAGCTACACGCTCACCGACATCAAGGGTCCGTTGGCGCCGCTGGTCAGCCTGGTGGAAGGCCAGTGGAGCTTCGCGCCGGCGGGGACGGGAACCCGGGTCGCCTGGCAGTGGACCCTGCACCCCAAATCGGGCGTGAGCGCACCGCTGCTGCCGCTGTTCGGCAGGATGTGGAAGGGCTACGCCCGCATCGTGCTGGAGAAACTCGCCGACCAACTGGTGGGCTGA